A window of Fictibacillus halophilus contains these coding sequences:
- a CDS encoding GNAT family N-acetyltransferase, with protein sequence MKNPILFTSPPTLENNVIQLVPMEKEHSVFLYQINHSDHWHYMLSTIQTQQEMDTWVKNAIHLREEGLSLPFTIINKKNNQIVGTTRLYEINSTQRTCELGSTWYGKDYQRTFVNSTCKQLLLTYCFETLNFIRVQFKTDERNERSQKAIERLGAIKEGVIRNERILSNGYIRNAVLYSITKEEWIDVKQGFIEREAKYKSRSI encoded by the coding sequence ATGAAGAATCCAATATTATTCACATCTCCTCCTACATTAGAAAACAATGTCATTCAGTTAGTTCCTATGGAAAAGGAACACTCCGTATTCCTTTATCAGATTAATCATTCGGATCACTGGCATTATATGTTATCGACCATACAAACTCAGCAGGAAATGGATACTTGGGTTAAAAATGCAATACATCTTCGTGAAGAAGGATTATCTCTTCCTTTTACTATTATTAACAAGAAAAACAATCAAATCGTTGGAACTACTCGTCTTTATGAAATAAATTCTACACAACGAACCTGCGAGTTAGGCTCAACGTGGTATGGTAAGGATTATCAGCGTACATTTGTTAATTCAACTTGCAAGCAACTACTTCTCACGTATTGCTTTGAAACCTTAAACTTTATTCGCGTGCAATTTAAAACAGATGAGCGAAACGAACGCTCGCAAAAAGCGATTGAACGACTAGGTGCAATAAAAGAAGGTGTAATCAGGAATGAACGCATACTTTCTAATGGATATATTCGAAATGCCGTTTTGTATTCTATCACTAAAGAAGAATGGATAGATGTTAAACAGGGTTTTATTGAAAGAGAAGCAAAATATAAATCACGTTCAATATAA